In Cupriavidus sp. EM10, the genomic window CGTACATGAGCACCCAAGCCAAAGCATCCCCCGCGATCCGTCGCGATGTTGAGCGCGTCTCGCCCGAACTGGTGGCGCGTGCGTCGAAGTTCCAGGCCGCCATCCTGGCCGATGTGGTGGGCCGCCGGGGCACGCTGAATGCCCGCGTGCAGGGCCTGTCGCCCGCCATGAAGGTGTGCGGCCCGGCGCTGACCGTCGAAGTGCGTCCCGGCGACAACCTGATGTTCCATGTGGCGCTGGCCATCGCCGAGCCGGGCGACGTCATCATCGTCGACGGCAAGGGCGACCAGACCGCCGCGCTGTGCGGCGAGATCATGGCCACGCAGGCGCAGGCCTCGGGCGTCGCCGGCTTCGTGATCGATGCCGCCGTGCGCGATTCGCACGAGCTGGGGCAGGGCGCGTTCCCGGTGTTCTCGGCCGGCACCAACCCGTGCGGCCCCACCAAGGCCATCGGCGGGCTGGTGAACTGGCCGGCGTCGGTGGCGGGCGTGGCCGTCAATCCGGGCGACCTGATCGTGGGCGATGCCGACGGCGTGGTGGTCATCCCGCGCGAGGACGTGCCGGTCATCCTGGAGCTGGCGCAAAAGAAGGTGGATGCCGAGGCCAGGCGCATTGCCGCCATCAAGGCCGGCGACCTGCGTCCGGGCTGGCTAGACAAGGAACTGCGCGCCGCCGGCGTGCTGGCCGAGGGTGAATCGCTGTGAGCAACGTGAAGAAACCGGCGTTGCTGGTCACGGGCAACGACCTGGCGCCGCAGGCGCTTGAACTGCTGCAGGACTTCGAGGTGTGCTTCGCCGGCAAGCAATGCAGCGAGGAAACCGTGCTGGCACTGGCCAAGGAGAAGGACCCGGTTGCCATCATCGTGCGCTACGGCAAGGTCGGCGCGTCGATCATGGACGCCGCGCCGTCGCTGAAGGTGATCTCCAAGCACGGCAGCGGTATCGACGTGATCGACCAGAACGCTGCCGCCGAGCGTGGCATCGCCGTGAAGGCGGCGGTCGGCGCCAATGCGGCGGCAGTGGCCGAGCATGCGTGGGCGCTGATCCTGGCCTGCGCCA contains:
- a CDS encoding RraA family protein, with the translated sequence MSTQAKASPAIRRDVERVSPELVARASKFQAAILADVVGRRGTLNARVQGLSPAMKVCGPALTVEVRPGDNLMFHVALAIAEPGDVIIVDGKGDQTAALCGEIMATQAQASGVAGFVIDAAVRDSHELGQGAFPVFSAGTNPCGPTKAIGGLVNWPASVAGVAVNPGDLIVGDADGVVVIPREDVPVILELAQKKVDAEARRIAAIKAGDLRPGWLDKELRAAGVLAEGESL